A stretch of DNA from Cydia fagiglandana chromosome 24, ilCydFagi1.1, whole genome shotgun sequence:
TTATGGTTATTAAAAGACTCTACATTCATTACTTTCTAGAATGTTGCTTTAACAATTTCGAAACTCTTTTTTATTTTCTGGTTTagataatagggaatattacgcggaAGTCTGTGTAGGGAGTAGATACGACAATCCACGAGAATAGCGGCTactgcgaaaaccgaaattcgcaatttgcggggatctttctcttttactccaatgaagccgtatttagagtgacagagaacaatccccgcaatttacaaacttcgattttcgcggttgtagcgagggtctaccgcgaaacaagctCATACTTGGCTGCGCTTTGAACACAAATGTCACAAACTAAATACAAAAATGAGGCCATAGTCTGGTTGTATATTGTACACTCAATCGTTTTAGTGCATTTATTTACCCGTGTACTTACAAATAACAAACAaactgataataaaaacaacattaaaattaaaactaaaatttaacagatcttaaattaacttataggtatttatttacccGTGTTAGTTTTCGCCTACTATTTCATAATATTGAATTCAAGCTACTCTTTAAATTTGCAGAAAGGtcattaaaatcataaaatatacgaaaaaataTTGGTGACAACACTGAGCAAATGTCAATGACATCTAATGTAGCACGTTCGAGCAGACTCTACTTTCCATTACGAACATTTTATTTCTATACTCTGTGTCAAACGATTTTAAACTGTACTGCTTTAAGTGACAGCACATTTttactaaacatttttttagttttattctaGGACATTGTAAATTGATGTCAATAGCGCCGTTGTGTTGCTTCAGCAGATGTCTCGCCGCGCCGAGGTCATCATTTCCGCGAAGTGCACCCATCGATAGATTGTAGACCTAATGTATCAGAGAATTGCAGTAATAATACCGAGCTAGCCTCCGCGCTGGCACAATTATTCACACGTCCACCGTGGCGTGAGTGCCACCAGACCAGGAAATCACGATCGGCCCATCAAAGCTTTTAATCCTGTCTCGAAACACGATAAATagcattttaaattaataagcaGGAAGTAATCGCGTAATCAATTAATCTACGCGATTAAGGATTATTCTGTGTTAGAATTTCGCTTGAAACTGTCgtgttttgatatttttgaattaaaatggtGATTAAAAAGATTTGCTGTTTGGGAGCTGGCTACGTCGGCGGGCCTACCTGCAGTGTTATAGCTCTCAAATGCCCGGACATCACAGTGACTGTGTGCGATAAAAGTATAGATCGTATAAACCAGTGGAATTCGGAGAAATTACCGATCTACGAGCCCGGGTTAGACGATGTCGTGAAGGAATGCAGAGGCCGGAATCTATTCTTCTCTACGGACATAGCGACCAGTATTCAAGAAGCCGATCTGATATTCATCTCTGTCAACACTCCTACGAAGACTATCGGTAATGGAAAAGGCCGCGCCGCGGATTTGAAGTATATAGAAGGCGCTGCGCGAATGATTGCCGATATAGCAACTAGCAATAAGATAGTGGTCGAAAAAAGCACTGTACCAGTTAAAGCTGCAGAGATAATCATGAAAATATTACGCGCCAACACTAAACCTGGTGTTAACTATCAAATATTGTCTAATCCAGAGTTCCTGGCTGAAGGTACAGCTATAGTTGACTTGGTAGAAGCTGACCGAGTTCTGATTGGTGGAGAAGACACACCTGATGGCCAGCGCGCTGTGCAGGAGCTCTGCTGGGTGTACGAGCACTGGATACCCGCTAAAAATATCCTGACAACCAACACTTGGAGTTCCGAGCTGTCCAAACTAGCAGCTAATGCTTTTCTTGCTCAAAGAATCTCTAGTATCAACTCTCTGACAGCCGTCTGCGAAGCTACCGGGGCTGATGTGTCCGAGGTAGCCAGGGCCGTTGGCCGGGACTCCCGAATCGGTCCCAAGTTCCTAGAAGCCTCCGTCGGCTTCGGAGGCAGCTGCTTTCAAAAAGACATCCTGAATCTAATCTATTTATGTGAATGTCTAAACTTGCCAGAAGTAGCTGCTTATTGGCAGCAAGTTATCAgcttgaatgattaccaaaagaCCAGATTCACTCGGAAAGTCATTGAATCACTCTTTAATACAGTTTCGGATAAAAAGATAGCTATACTCGGCTTCTCATTTAAAAAGAACACCGGTGATACTAGAGAGTCTCCTGCTATCCTCGTTTCTACAACATTATTAGACGAGGGAGCTAAACTGCACATCTACGATCCGAAAGTAGAGAAAGAACAGATGCTATATGAACTAAAGCATCCATCTGTTACGTCAGATCCTGAATCGGTAAAGAAGAATGTTGTAATTCATGACTCTGCATACTCAGCGGTAACGGGAGCTCATGCTATAGTGCTCTGCACAGAATGGGACGAGTTTAAAGAGCTGGATTATAAGAAGATATTTGATGTGATGATGAAGCCAGCGTATTTGTTTGACGGGAGGAAGATATTGGACCATGACGCGCTGCTGGAGATCGGATTCCACGTTCAGACTATCGGGAAAAGGCTGTCGAGGTCGAGCAGCATCAGGGCACAGGGCAGCCAAACTTCATAAACgtaagtatttataaattaagtttttaacATATTTAAGACTAGCATATATTTACCCACTTTTACGTTCGAAGAATAAAATGAAGACAGtctgcagcagaagttgctaagcgggcgaggtgttcaaaatgatcttgacgcgacgttattgttaagagaataagagcgtgtcaaggtaattttgatcacctcgcccgcttagcaacttctgctgctgactgtacctactacgtTTGTATCGGAAAGGCGATTTCGCGCGGTCGTCAATTTTCGTCTTagtcataaaataaaatgtatgaaatcatGTTACATGGACCAGTGTAAGAGTACAATGGCGTGGCATAACCTCAGAAAATCGTATTAGATTAGATATATgtctaatatattattataggacataaattgactaaactgcaaaacgtaattcaagaccaaaaaaagtaagacaatgttgccactgcaataatttgtttgtaaaatagtaaattccttttgataaataatcacgctaggataatttatttattagtaattttaatcctacgatttaaaaaagtacttttatttaagtacttatttttacatgcaTAAATACACGACGCGCTAGTAAAATGTGGCAAcattttctaactttttttggtcttgaattacgttttgcagtataggggTTCAGAGAGGAGAATGAAGActgggtacagtcagcagcagaagttgctaagcgggccaggtgttcaaaatgatcttgacgcgactttattgttattaagagaataagagcgtgtcaaggtaattttgatcacctcgcccgcttagcaacttctgctgctgactgtacctactacatTTGTATCgaaaaggcgatttcgcgcgGTCGTCAATTTTCGTCTTAGCCatgaaataaaatgtatgaaatcatGCTACATGCGTAAAATGGCATAACCGCCGATAAGCGTAAAATGGCATGAACGAAGAAAATCGTATTAGATtagatatataggtatatataaatttataatattaataatataatacttttaatcgagcaattcttgtatatttatttatttatatgtatatttttgagatctcggaaactactctaacgatttcgatgagatttgctatatgggggttatagggggcgataaatcgatctagctaggtcttatctctgggaaaacgcgcttttttgagtttttatatgttttccgagcaaagctcggtctcccagatattacctaattattaataatggGAGATAGGCGaacaatattattgaaatattgcTAGCTGTTTCTTGatctttagggttccgtacctcaaaaggaaaaaactgaatccttataggatcactcgtgcgtctgtctgtctgtctgtccgaccaatcCCCCCACCCCCTTacctccgaaactactgggtctaaaattaaaaaaaaaaaacaaaatagttCTTATTAGAAATTACCTAGATTTGATCCAACCCCtagacccctacgggtttttttaaagacatttcattcacgttctacttaaaaaataaattgttaaaaaattgggtaatgtatggaacccttggaacgcgagtccgactcgcacttgaccggtttttaattGCTGTTTTTTAAGATGTATGTCATGATCATGATAGGCAATTATATTAATGGTTTTTCGATATAAACAAACAAAAGTAAGATCCGTTTATCTGAATGGCGTAATGGCTATTTAGCATGTATGCTGCGGTGCTATTTGAGGTCCGACCTCGGCGATGTCACGTCTCAATTCGAGGCTCTAATGTTTAAAGCCTTCATATCATAACTTATGGTGTGACAATGCCACTACACTATActgtgtatgtatgtcactttattacGCATAAACAGGTAcacataaaatggacaaaacaaaacaaaaataaaaatgttatgtgcAAAGGCGAATTTATATCACGAAAAATCACGATGGGGGACGgggtcagggctataaccgcgaaaatcgaagttcgcaaattgcgggcatttttctctgtcactctaattacgccttcattggagtaaaagagaaagatccccgcaatttgcgaatttcggtttccgcggtagcccctcagggaAGTTATcacgtatattttttttttcaaaaaataggCCATATATGATCACACGATTTCTGGACGACCCCAAGGTGCGAATAGGCCGAATAGTATGAAACGCTAGTTTGACTCTTGCATGgagaatatgtgacgttccacggaaaaaggtaccttatggcggctggcgcttacgtcgcatagcgccgcaataatatttgagcggcgttaataatagcgtaagcgccaaccgccataaggtaccttttcccgtgggacgtcacatatggcttcgtatttaaacaaaaacaaactacAATATTTAGCATGAATTGTAATAGTAATAACATCATTTTTGTTACAGGTATCGTCACAAATAATAAAAGAATGAGATTAGAGCTACCGAGGATTTTATGCATCCTAGCGCAACTATGAAAGTACTCGTacggatgtagtgcataataatagttatttgtttcactcgggggcaaagttgttgtttaaccgcacGTGctgatattgatacccgagcaagcgaaagagtACAAAAGAAattctcgctacgctcgtggttcgaaAAAcgatcttgagcgttgcgagggtttcaaagcacgagggcaCAACACGGGGGTTAAACagaatttgcccccgagtgaaacacaaaatttttcaccacccgaagaaaatattaactgtaaggtatcaaacaaaaacaaatccaaatgaatgttatggataacaattatgcactacatccgtGAGTATACCAATTTATAagtcataacaatattataggtagtaaaaaaatgtaaaaacaaCCGTTTTATGccgtgtggaaagataagtcgggccctggagggaaactaccttaaatcctcaagctggctcattttacttaaaggagacattcctttatttttaaaaagaaacaaaattgcattcaaagattttctaaaactcgcttgcctcgcccgggactcgaaccgactaaaaattccaaaaaataaactctCGCAATATTATAACACTAGCCgttacagttaatgttaatgataacatttctccaagaaacataagGTCTtaactcgtctgtcgtacaaaatatccataaaatctaatatttagtactcaagattttttagacaagcaaaattgaagaaaaaaagaaaaatctttgaatgcagatttgtttctttttaaaaataaaggaatgtctcctttaagtaaaatgaaccagcttaaggatttaaggtagtttccctccagggcccgacttatctttccacactgtatatgtgTACCTATTTATGTGAAGGTAAATAAACTTCAGATTATATGTAgatatagtctgtatctttaggtatttaaataaaagtaaacaaacaatttgtacattttcgggtagttataacatttatcggttaaccgaccaattacaaaacctcctggatcagtcactgaacgaatcgtgtaatgttttcatttaccCTCAACtgacttaaggagccatttgagggtagattttgtttacttttatttaaatacctaacgatacagagtatagttttACTGTTTTAATACTGTAAACTAaggtaactttagtccacaacTTATAACTGAGGAGTGTCTTTTCAAAGGCACTTATTTTTGTATAATGTATGTATCAGATCActtatttgtattaaataagcccttttgacaCTCCGAATTCAGTTCccaattagggaatgcaataaccggccaaacttcataaccagtttcggttacggttatgcccGAAAAATAACCGAACATCGGTTATaaccggttacggttatttttgacaaaaaattataaaataacaataaagtcATTAAAACATTACGAAAATGAAGGTACAGTATTAGGGAATGTGATTAAACGAGTAAGTCTTCGTTTTTTAATGAAACAcacaaaatacagtaaaagtaaaatatgaccttggacgtgatacaatattcaataaaaatatttcataaataagggaagtaatacttttttattaaagtacacgaatgacaaaaattatagtCACAGGCGTCACAGGCAAAAAGGCAGGATTTTGTAGTCATCACTCTTAGATGATAAAAACATAGAATTTATGtcgtcataaataaataaccgaaaataaccgtaaccggttttttttttattatgaatgggcttactcatggccacagactagccgaggcgtagacgtggcctacgatggagcgagctcgcccagaaggtgcatGTTCACTCTTATGTTACTCTGTCTACTGTTATTCGAGTTTCCAATATTCGGTTAtgaaattttgtcaaaatattcggTTACAACCGAATATTTGCATTCCCTATTCCCAATCCAGTTTCATTTATACCcagttactttttatttaaagtttaaatggactaaaatttaatatttctttttgaAACTTTGTAGTGATTTTCacatatttgtgacgtcccacgggtaatggtaccttatggcgattggcgcttacgctattgttAAACGCCGTTcattattattgcggcgctatgcgacgtaagcgccagccaccataaggtaccttttgccgtggaacgtcacatatttcttGGTGAAACTCTGTTACttgatttttacatattttaccACTAAGTATTTAccgtataaatatgtaattatgaTTTAGTTATAGTATACGCATTTGCGATAAAATGGTCACAATTTAAACTGCCAATTAATGCATTGTTTTATCAGTTTAACCTTGTACGTCCCGGCGTActaaatttagaacaaattaCGATAAgtattacgtaaaaatattaaaacttgATTTATGTTTCGAAATGAAAAGCTATAGTTATTTTAGACTAAGGATaagaaattttacttttatattgtataaatattttattttatttttaaaaaagatTACACAAACTAAGTTATGGATTTATGGAATGGTTTAAAGGTGTATTAGGCTGATTCCGAGTGCTTTAGAATGTCGAGCCAATTTCCGGAATTACCCGATACTCTTTTAAGTATTTCGAATTATACAGCGTATAATATAACATTTTTCTGGCCTGTTAAGTTCATTTTTGTTACgataatgaaataaaacaatttaaaaagtaTATCGCGTACTCTGAACCTGTAAAAAGTATATCGCGTACTCTGAagcgtttccaccagagatgaGCGAGTAgtgtgtttgttaagaactaatAGAATGTTACTCGCTAGAGCATGAAGTAATAattagttcttaacaaacacattCCTCGTCGCtcatctctggtggaaacgaAGCCCTTTAACACCCCGCTAACCATACAAAAGTAGGCAAAGAAATTTTTACCAATCGGAGTAGGATAATAAACTCGTTttcttgttagggttccgtacccacagggtaaaaacgggaccctattactaagactccaacgtctgtctgtcagcaggctgtgtctcatgaaccgtgatagctaataaACAgctgacattttcacagatgtcgatttctgttgccgctataacaacaaatgcataaaagtatggaaccctcggtgggcgagcccGATTCGCACAAGTCCGGTTTTATTAACCCAATGGCTTACGCCGCGACCCATAGTTTGGGGAATGGTGatctaaactgaaaatcgtaattcaagaccaaaaaaagtaagacaatgttgccactgcaataatgtgtttgtaaaatagtaaattgtttttttataaataaacacgctaagataatttatttattggtaagtttactcctacgatttaaaaaagtacttttattgccgtttgtgcccaaataaacattaaaactagtgatgtaccgactattgatttggccgactagccgactaatcggcgctcgaatggccgattagtcggccgactagtcggctagtcggccagatcattagtttcgtataagttcaggtgaaaaacaatagttttgctctttagGTTGCGCTATttatatattagcttggctaaaaggtgttctctacatgttcaaagacctatcacaagaatcctcgttctatttctgtctttcttttattttgcgatcctgagcagaccgtcagtaggtacaacttgtaggaggtatttccaaggctctatttctcgtacgtagtcgccagttaagaacctatcccctgggGTCAGCGTCTTttcgagcaacgtgccctgtttataagtctctaaattttgcaataacattaatagttccccatggttcctccattaaaaaaaacaaaaactgaattataataaaatcctttaagtatagaacttggccatgaaattacacgagaatcagttgagatcgacctgtagaggaaaacaccagcctaccaccatacgataacgatcaaacggtcaattatatgaacaaaagttttcacaccctgaatacgtattttggtaaaatagacataaaacatatggtaaatattgactgttggcttcttttttctgtttttctttcactaataaggtgccgactaatcggccatttttgccgactagtcgccgactaatcgccgactacaaatgtggccggatagtcggctttcccgactagtcggcgactagtcggtacatccctaattaaaacatttacttatttttacataaatacaagacgcgctagtaaaaagtggcaatataGCCTTACTTtctttggtcttgaattacgattttcagtataGGCAGTAAAGTCGGTACTAAAACTGATTATTCTGCTAATTTTCCTTTCCTGAAGTAATATTTTCCAGTTGCGCAAAAAACACAATGACTTTGCTTCGTTAAGCCTTCGAGATAAGAGGAAATGTTCGTTGTAGTACTCAGTATTATCAGGTGAGTTAAAGACgagttaataataaaaatttacaatcACTATCAAACATTTCCCTGtaatatagtccgttttttttagcattagaaagaacttcgcagaagtaagcttgtggttccaaatccggcattttagcggtaataatttgaagtaaattatatgtattgaccatgctacattagataattcaataattattaacaattaaagagcctgatataaactgcacgcttgcttctgtggagttctttctaatgctaaaaaaaacgaactatagatactAACTTTTGCCCGCcacgtctgcgtggaattagtataCTAATTTGGGTAGCTTATTTTTCATTTGCTTTTTATTGataccccatacaaattttcaccCCCTAATGGGATGGGTCAGCCTGTATAGAAATATAtggtacatatttttgagatgatttgtgcacccatatttttacacttgactccAGCTGATCTGATGGACGCAGGAGGTGGTCATAGGAACCCTCTGTTTTAAGATAAATTTAACATGTATGTCTTTATTATTCGCTCGTCtttcttattataatataaaataatgttaTATTAAACTTATCGCCTATCTAATAGTAGggtattacctatttaattttaagataaattgaACATTGCTTATCGGTAGATAAGAAATGGTCAAATGCAAAATTACTCGCTTGAccggtattttatattgataaaAGATACATATATCATGATAAGATAATGATTGTATTAAGTTGTCAAATgatttaaataa
This window harbors:
- the LOC134676392 gene encoding UDP-glucose 6-dehydrogenase encodes the protein MVIKKICCLGAGYVGGPTCSVIALKCPDITVTVCDKSIDRINQWNSEKLPIYEPGLDDVVKECRGRNLFFSTDIATSIQEADLIFISVNTPTKTIGNGKGRAADLKYIEGAARMIADIATSNKIVVEKSTVPVKAAEIIMKILRANTKPGVNYQILSNPEFLAEGTAIVDLVEADRVLIGGEDTPDGQRAVQELCWVYEHWIPAKNILTTNTWSSELSKLAANAFLAQRISSINSLTAVCEATGADVSEVARAVGRDSRIGPKFLEASVGFGGSCFQKDILNLIYLCECLNLPEVAAYWQQVISLNDYQKTRFTRKVIESLFNTVSDKKIAILGFSFKKNTGDTRESPAILVSTTLLDEGAKLHIYDPKVEKEQMLYELKHPSVTSDPESVKKNVVIHDSAYSAVTGAHAIVLCTEWDEFKELDYKKIFDVMMKPAYLFDGRKILDHDALLEIGFHVQTIGKRLSRSSSIRAQGSQTS